A single window of Alkalispirochaeta americana DNA harbors:
- the lpdA gene encoding dihydrolipoyl dehydrogenase — protein sequence MKHYDLIVLGGGPAGYIAAERAAALGKTVLLAEKKAIGGTCLNEGCIPTKSLLYGAKIYTQARNSASLGVTARDVTFDLAVAMKHKASVIATLQKGILGQLKRLGVDLRTGQGTFLRPGLVSIEGEEIGGTFILLAQGSSSARPPIPGSRDNPRVVTSREILEIQKQPERLAVIGGGYIGMEFAAFFASIGTDVTVIEMMPEIIPSLEPEMARNLRKHLPEISFRTGYRVDRIQDETIHISPVADDRSGPAAEPETIQADLILLSTGRVSRAVEEGLGSAGVALHQGCVVVDEYLQTNLPGVYAAGDITGKMLLAHAAYRMGEVAVSHMFREDSLSKEATSAAGRQNWPNRMRFDTIPWVVFTSPEVAGCGLTAREAEARGYQTRTVTLPLMVSGRYVAEHPREKGTVTVVVNAGDRRLLGVQMLGSGTSEIIHSAAAMIETGWTVENLRKIVFPHPTVSEALRDALWAVPSGAPRDMTSHTAGSQNTAGAKTHRKDTNHA from the coding sequence GTGAAACACTACGACCTGATCGTTCTGGGAGGAGGCCCCGCCGGGTACATTGCAGCCGAGCGTGCCGCCGCCCTGGGAAAAACCGTACTCCTGGCAGAGAAAAAAGCCATCGGGGGAACCTGCCTGAACGAAGGCTGCATCCCGACCAAATCTCTTCTTTACGGGGCAAAGATATACACCCAGGCCAGAAACTCGGCTTCCCTGGGGGTAACAGCCCGGGATGTCACCTTCGATCTGGCGGTGGCCATGAAACACAAAGCATCGGTAATTGCGACGCTTCAAAAGGGAATCCTGGGTCAATTAAAACGCCTGGGAGTGGACCTTCGCACGGGCCAGGGCACGTTCCTGCGACCGGGTCTTGTCTCCATTGAGGGAGAGGAGATCGGGGGAACCTTCATCCTTCTTGCCCAGGGAAGCTCCAGCGCCCGCCCGCCCATTCCCGGGTCCCGGGATAACCCCCGAGTCGTGACCAGCAGGGAGATTCTGGAGATTCAGAAGCAGCCCGAACGGCTCGCCGTGATCGGAGGTGGCTACATCGGAATGGAGTTTGCCGCCTTCTTTGCCTCGATCGGCACGGACGTAACAGTGATAGAAATGATGCCCGAGATCATCCCCTCGCTGGAGCCGGAGATGGCCCGGAATTTGCGCAAGCATCTGCCGGAGATATCTTTCCGCACGGGGTACCGGGTAGACCGGATTCAGGACGAAACGATCCATATCAGCCCCGTTGCGGATGATCGCTCGGGCCCCGCCGCAGAACCGGAGACGATCCAGGCCGATCTGATCCTCCTCTCCACAGGACGCGTCTCCCGCGCCGTTGAGGAAGGCCTTGGATCAGCCGGCGTGGCCCTCCACCAGGGTTGCGTGGTGGTCGACGAGTACCTCCAGACGAACCTTCCCGGTGTCTACGCGGCAGGGGATATTACCGGAAAAATGCTCCTGGCCCACGCGGCGTATCGCATGGGAGAGGTCGCCGTTTCCCACATGTTTCGTGAAGATTCTCTCTCGAAGGAAGCCACAAGCGCCGCCGGACGGCAGAACTGGCCCAACAGGATGCGCTTCGATACCATCCCCTGGGTGGTATTCACAAGCCCCGAGGTGGCAGGCTGCGGCCTCACCGCCCGGGAGGCTGAGGCCCGGGGGTACCAGACCCGGACAGTTACTCTGCCCCTGATGGTGAGCGGGCGCTACGTGGCTGAACACCCCCGGGAAAAGGGCACCGTCACCGTCGTGGTCAACGCCGGCGACAGGCGCCTTCTGGGGGTTCAGATGCTGGGAAGCGGCACCAGCGAGATCATCCACAGCGCCGCCGCCATGATTGAAACGGGCTGGACCGTGGAAAATCTGCGAAAAATTGTCTTTCCCCACCCCACAGTAAGCGAAGCCCTGCGCGATGCCCTCTGGGCGGTCCCCTCGGGAGCACCCCGGGATATGACATCTCATACCGCCGGATCACAGAATACCGCTGGAGCGAAAACACACAGAAAGGATACCAACCATGCCTAA
- a CDS encoding alpha-ketoacid dehydrogenase subunit alpha/beta, which produces MPKEQLVHPRDVRKKDTLTIAPIAVNHYRSDPGAEKKRYGVQRLQRVYHDMVVIREFETMLNTIKMTGEWEGISYNHAGPAHLSIGQESAAVGQAMHLDAQDFIFGSHRSHGEILAKCFSAIAQSDEATLQGVMETYLEGDILRVLEKQGTTGSVTDLAEDFILYGTLAEIFARNTGLNRGLGGSMHAFFAPFGSMPNNAIVGGSADIALGSALYKRINKKPGIVIANIGDASAACGPVWEAIMISAMDQYRTLWPGEIGGAPPVIFNFFNNFYGMGGQTVGETMGFKVLARLGAGVNEENMHAERVDGSNPLAVADAILRKKTILAEGRGPVLLDTITYRISGHSPSDASSYRSKEEVDLWKDHDPIQEFRSYLLKNGMADESSLQEIDLQVREKLIKATRLATDLTESPRMNPEDIARYMFSNSRAEALDQGDPQVLLPLNENPRLKQLEKKERFGIGPDGTAFSRMKTYQLRDALFEAMIHRFYKDPTMVAYGEENRDWGGAFAVYRGLTEALPYQRLFNSSIAEGAIVGSGVGYALSGGRAVVELMYNDFMGRAGDEIFNQMAKWQAMSAGVLKMPLVVRVSVGSKYGAQHSQDWSSITSHIPGLKVYFPATPYDAKGMLNEALAGTDPVIFFESQRLYDIGELFHTDGVPREYYEIPPGEPDIKRAGTDLTIVTIGATLYRALDAADDLQERYGISAEVIDARFINPLNLEPIVESVRKTGRLVLASDAVERGSFLYSLGGTVAQLAFDHLDAPPVVVGSRNWITPASELEDSFFPQKEWIIDSIHEKILPLPGHQVSTVQTNGELLRRYREGV; this is translated from the coding sequence ATGCCTAAGGAACAGCTTGTCCATCCCCGGGACGTACGAAAAAAAGATACCCTCACGATCGCCCCTATCGCCGTGAATCACTACCGGAGCGATCCTGGAGCAGAGAAGAAGCGCTACGGAGTTCAGCGCCTTCAGCGGGTGTACCACGATATGGTGGTGATTCGTGAGTTCGAGACAATGCTCAACACCATCAAGATGACCGGCGAGTGGGAAGGAATCTCCTACAACCACGCCGGCCCCGCCCACCTTTCCATAGGACAGGAGAGCGCCGCCGTGGGCCAGGCCATGCATCTGGATGCACAGGATTTCATCTTTGGCAGTCATCGGAGCCACGGCGAGATACTTGCCAAGTGCTTCTCAGCGATTGCCCAAAGCGATGAAGCCACCCTCCAGGGGGTGATGGAAACCTATCTGGAGGGTGACATTCTCCGGGTTCTGGAGAAACAGGGCACGACCGGGTCCGTAACAGACCTGGCTGAAGATTTTATCCTCTACGGAACCCTGGCCGAGATCTTCGCACGCAACACAGGACTCAACCGGGGGCTGGGCGGATCCATGCACGCCTTCTTTGCCCCCTTCGGGAGCATGCCCAACAACGCGATCGTCGGAGGAAGCGCCGATATCGCCCTGGGATCGGCACTGTACAAACGAATCAATAAAAAGCCGGGAATCGTCATCGCGAACATAGGCGATGCCAGCGCCGCCTGCGGCCCTGTCTGGGAGGCGATCATGATCTCCGCTATGGATCAATACCGTACACTCTGGCCCGGGGAGATCGGAGGAGCACCTCCGGTGATATTCAATTTCTTCAACAATTTCTACGGCATGGGCGGACAAACCGTGGGAGAAACCATGGGCTTCAAGGTACTGGCGCGTTTGGGAGCAGGCGTCAACGAGGAGAACATGCACGCCGAACGTGTGGACGGGTCTAACCCTCTGGCCGTTGCCGACGCGATCCTCCGCAAAAAGACCATTCTCGCCGAGGGACGCGGACCGGTTCTTCTGGACACCATCACCTACCGGATCAGTGGCCACTCTCCCTCGGACGCCTCAAGCTATCGCTCCAAAGAAGAGGTCGATCTCTGGAAGGATCACGATCCGATTCAGGAGTTCCGCTCGTATCTGCTGAAAAACGGCATGGCCGATGAATCATCACTCCAGGAGATAGACCTCCAGGTCCGGGAAAAACTGATCAAGGCGACCCGCCTGGCGACAGACCTGACGGAAAGCCCCCGGATGAATCCCGAAGACATCGCCCGATACATGTTCAGCAACAGCCGGGCCGAGGCCCTTGACCAGGGCGATCCCCAGGTGCTTCTTCCCCTGAACGAAAACCCCCGGCTAAAACAGCTCGAGAAAAAAGAGCGCTTTGGCATCGGACCCGACGGCACAGCCTTTTCCAGGATGAAGACCTATCAGCTCCGGGATGCCCTTTTCGAGGCGATGATCCACCGCTTTTACAAAGATCCCACCATGGTCGCCTACGGTGAGGAGAACCGGGACTGGGGAGGCGCCTTCGCCGTTTACCGGGGTCTCACCGAAGCGCTCCCTTATCAGCGCCTCTTCAACAGCTCCATCGCCGAGGGTGCTATCGTCGGTAGCGGCGTGGGCTACGCACTCTCGGGTGGTCGCGCTGTGGTCGAACTGATGTACAACGACTTCATGGGGAGAGCCGGCGACGAAATTTTCAACCAGATGGCGAAATGGCAGGCCATGAGCGCCGGTGTTCTCAAGATGCCTCTGGTAGTTCGGGTCTCGGTGGGCAGCAAATACGGCGCACAACACTCCCAGGACTGGAGCAGCATAACCTCCCACATCCCCGGCCTGAAGGTCTACTTTCCGGCAACCCCCTACGATGCCAAGGGAATGCTCAACGAAGCCCTGGCAGGAACAGACCCGGTAATCTTCTTCGAAAGCCAGCGCCTCTACGACATTGGCGAGCTCTTCCACACCGATGGCGTACCCCGGGAATACTACGAGATACCCCCGGGAGAACCCGATATCAAGAGAGCAGGTACGGATCTCACTATAGTCACCATCGGCGCAACCCTCTACCGGGCCCTGGACGCAGCGGACGATCTGCAGGAACGCTACGGAATATCTGCAGAAGTGATCGATGCCCGCTTTATTAACCCCCTGAATCTGGAACCGATCGTCGAATCGGTGCGCAAGACAGGCAGGCTCGTTCTTGCCTCCGATGCCGTGGAACGGGGAAGCTTCCTCTATTCCCTGGGCGGGACCGTGGCACAACTCGCCTTTGACCACCTGGACGCTCCACCTGTGGTGGTGGGGTCCCGCAACTGGATTACTCCCGCCTCGGAGCTGGAAGATTCTTTCTTTCCCCAGAAAGAGTGGATCATCGACTCAATCCACGAGAAGATCCTCCCCTTGCCGGGTCATCAGGTATCGACGGTACAAACCAACGGAGAGCTCCTCCGTCGTTATCGGGAGGGGGTCTGA
- a CDS encoding SDR family NAD(P)-dependent oxidoreductase, with amino-acid sequence MKNLTPETFQAALRGCSWNGFSALTVRAASTEEAQRYGDTQPEDDPAILHISPETDSVEDLVDQWIAYTRRSGKTPGVVLWDSRCFLLGENQDSLGAPSSLVPEKLGLPEERSSVIRNKVTLITGGAQGFGLEIARELAAAGAQVILADLNLQGARREAEKLNTLCQGTRHLALSLDVTKEESVQALYREVLRHYGGLDLVISNAGVLKAGSVRDLPLEDFQLVTSVNYTGFFLMTKHAVPILADQNAAARIAAAREHHPRPPFSTDIIEINSKSGLSGSNRNGAYAGSKFGGIGLVQSFALELIGENIKINAVCPGNFLDGPLWSDPEEGLFVQYLRTGKVPGARTLEDVRRFYEERVPMKRGCTGRDVVRAILYVVEQQYETGQALPVTGGQEMLR; translated from the coding sequence ATGAAAAATCTGACACCCGAGACGTTTCAGGCAGCCCTGCGGGGCTGCTCCTGGAACGGCTTCAGCGCTCTGACGGTCCGCGCCGCCTCCACGGAGGAGGCACAGCGGTACGGGGACACACAACCAGAAGATGACCCGGCGATACTCCATATCTCCCCGGAAACAGACTCCGTGGAAGATCTGGTGGACCAGTGGATCGCCTATACCCGCCGCAGCGGGAAGACCCCGGGAGTCGTCCTCTGGGATTCCCGGTGTTTTCTCCTGGGCGAGAACCAGGATTCCCTGGGAGCACCTTCTTCCCTCGTCCCGGAGAAGCTGGGCCTTCCCGAGGAGCGTTCCTCAGTAATTCGTAACAAGGTGACGCTCATCACGGGAGGAGCCCAGGGATTCGGCCTCGAAATTGCCCGGGAACTCGCTGCAGCGGGAGCCCAGGTCATCCTGGCGGACCTGAATCTGCAGGGCGCCCGGAGGGAAGCGGAAAAACTCAACACCCTTTGCCAGGGAACACGCCATCTTGCGCTGAGTCTCGATGTGACGAAGGAAGAATCGGTGCAGGCCCTCTACAGGGAGGTTCTCCGCCACTACGGCGGCCTGGATCTGGTGATTAGCAACGCCGGAGTTCTGAAGGCGGGAAGCGTCCGGGACCTTCCCCTGGAGGATTTTCAGCTGGTAACAAGCGTAAATTATACCGGCTTCTTTCTCATGACGAAACACGCCGTCCCGATTCTGGCAGATCAAAACGCTGCGGCCCGGATTGCAGCGGCCCGGGAGCATCACCCCCGGCCACCCTTCAGCACCGATATCATCGAGATCAACTCCAAGAGCGGACTCTCGGGGAGCAACCGGAACGGAGCCTACGCCGGGAGCAAGTTCGGCGGCATCGGCCTGGTCCAGAGTTTTGCCCTGGAGCTGATCGGGGAGAATATCAAGATCAACGCCGTCTGCCCGGGGAACTTTCTGGACGGCCCCCTCTGGAGCGACCCTGAAGAGGGGCTCTTTGTGCAGTACCTGCGAACGGGGAAGGTCCCCGGGGCAAGAACGCTGGAAGATGTCCGCCGTTTCTACGAGGAACGGGTCCCGATGAAACGGGGCTGTACCGGCCGGGACGTGGTGCGAGCAATTCTCTACGTGGTGGAACAGCAGTACGAGACGGGCCAGGCCCTCCCCGTTACGGGAGGGCAGGAAATGCTGCGATAG
- a CDS encoding PHP domain-containing protein: MTDIFDNLAALEQDGQAQRLQALSDLVSSRAGDLADRPCTEEVNNHIHTHYSFSPYSPAAAAFLARWSGLRAVGSVDHDSIGAARELVEAARIVGIGSTVGAELRVSFENTPFAKKRLNNPDSIGIAYMVLHGVPLPQVPGVEAFLAPLQDVRNERNRAQVERLNEILASRGLPKVDFDRHVLPLSWADRGGSVTERHILFALASLVEEHFGRGEKLVQALRGDFGLTLSPSQEEALLDRKNPHYRYDLLGAFKGHFVERFFIQPSRAECLPVEEVVAFGNEVGAVPAYAYLGDVGESPTGDKAAQAFEDAFLDELFLELPRIGFRAVTYMPPRNTPQQLKRVRELSECHGLMEISGVDINSSRQVFTCPEVMKPEFRHLITNTWGLIAHEKLSALDPRWGLFHQGNPLGSLSLPERIARYGEIARQSDLHRPEDLLEGAIAAFPALP; this comes from the coding sequence ATGACAGACATCTTTGATAATCTCGCCGCGCTGGAGCAGGATGGTCAGGCTCAGCGCCTGCAAGCCCTGAGTGATCTGGTTTCTTCTCGTGCCGGGGATCTCGCCGATCGGCCCTGCACGGAGGAAGTCAATAACCACATCCATACCCATTATTCCTTCAGTCCCTACTCACCGGCAGCTGCAGCCTTCCTGGCTCGCTGGAGCGGGCTTCGTGCTGTGGGGAGTGTCGATCACGATTCTATAGGTGCTGCCCGGGAGCTTGTCGAGGCGGCACGCATTGTGGGCATTGGTTCCACCGTGGGAGCAGAACTGCGGGTCAGCTTCGAGAACACCCCCTTCGCGAAAAAGCGCCTGAACAACCCCGACTCCATCGGTATCGCCTACATGGTTCTTCATGGTGTTCCTCTCCCGCAGGTTCCCGGGGTAGAGGCTTTCCTGGCCCCGCTTCAGGATGTCCGGAACGAGCGCAATCGCGCCCAAGTGGAACGCCTTAACGAAATCCTCGCTTCCCGGGGGCTCCCGAAGGTCGATTTTGACCGTCACGTTCTCCCTCTTTCCTGGGCAGACCGGGGCGGGAGCGTCACCGAGAGGCACATTCTTTTTGCTCTTGCCTCTCTGGTGGAGGAGCATTTTGGCCGGGGAGAGAAGCTGGTCCAGGCGCTGAGGGGTGATTTCGGTCTGACCCTTTCGCCGTCGCAGGAAGAGGCTCTCCTTGATCGGAAGAACCCTCATTACCGCTACGATCTCCTGGGGGCTTTCAAGGGACATTTTGTGGAACGCTTCTTTATCCAGCCTTCCCGGGCCGAGTGTCTGCCCGTGGAGGAGGTGGTGGCCTTCGGGAACGAGGTCGGGGCTGTTCCAGCTTACGCCTATCTGGGCGACGTGGGAGAATCGCCCACGGGTGACAAGGCTGCCCAGGCTTTCGAGGATGCCTTTCTTGATGAGCTCTTTCTGGAGCTGCCCCGGATCGGGTTTCGCGCCGTCACGTACATGCCGCCCCGGAACACCCCTCAGCAGCTGAAGCGGGTGAGAGAGCTCTCGGAATGTCATGGTTTGATGGAGATCAGCGGTGTCGACATCAATTCCAGTCGTCAGGTTTTTACCTGCCCCGAGGTGATGAAACCGGAGTTTCGCCACCTGATAACCAACACCTGGGGGCTGATCGCTCACGAAAAGCTCTCTGCCCTGGATCCTCGCTGGGGGCTCTTTCACCAGGGAAACCCCCTGGGGAGTCTCTCTTTGCCAGAGCGGATTGCCCGGTACGGCGAGATCGCCCGCCAGAGCGATCTCCACCGTCCCGAGGATCTCCTCGAAGGCGCTATCGCAGCATTTCCTGCCCTCCCGTAA
- a CDS encoding exopolyphosphatase produces MESGDKKFRLVTRSDFDGLVCAVLLRDRGLIDEIKFVHPKDMQDGLIAISSDDITTNLPYVEGVYQAFDHHYSESVRVGEQERYICDPSAPSTARVVYNHFGGEQAFPSISHDMMTAVDKGDSADFTMEEVLNPEGWNLLNFIMDARTGLGRFRNFRISNYQLMMDLIDYCRNHDIEDILELPDVTERVELYQEHRELFQKQLRTVGKMDDRVLVVDMRTQETIYAGNRFVKYALFPESTVSVQILWGFKRQNTVLTVGKSIFNEGCTTNIGELMLSYGGGGHVAAGTCQVANEDAERVIQEVVAVLQES; encoded by the coding sequence ATGGAATCAGGCGACAAGAAGTTCCGGCTCGTGACTCGAAGTGATTTCGATGGGCTCGTGTGTGCGGTTTTGCTCCGCGACCGGGGCCTGATAGACGAAATAAAGTTCGTTCACCCGAAGGATATGCAGGATGGTCTTATTGCAATCTCCAGCGATGATATAACCACAAACCTTCCCTACGTTGAGGGGGTATATCAGGCCTTCGATCATCATTATTCCGAATCGGTAAGGGTGGGAGAGCAGGAGCGCTACATATGCGATCCCTCGGCACCCAGCACTGCTCGGGTGGTGTACAATCACTTCGGGGGGGAACAGGCGTTTCCATCGATCAGTCACGATATGATGACTGCCGTGGACAAGGGCGATAGCGCTGATTTCACCATGGAGGAGGTTCTGAACCCCGAAGGATGGAACCTCCTGAACTTCATCATGGACGCACGGACAGGGCTTGGCCGGTTCCGAAACTTCCGTATTTCCAATTACCAGCTCATGATGGACCTGATCGATTACTGCCGAAATCACGACATTGAGGATATCCTGGAGCTTCCCGACGTGACCGAACGGGTAGAACTCTATCAGGAGCACCGGGAGCTCTTCCAGAAACAGCTCAGGACCGTAGGTAAAATGGATGACCGGGTTCTGGTAGTCGATATGCGAACCCAGGAGACAATTTACGCAGGGAATCGCTTTGTAAAATACGCCCTCTTTCCTGAATCGACCGTCTCGGTACAAATCCTCTGGGGGTTCAAGCGGCAAAATACGGTCCTCACCGTGGGAAAATCAATTTTCAACGAGGGGTGCACCACAAATATCGGCGAACTCATGCTTTCCTACGGTGGGGGTGGTCATGTAGCAGCCGGAACCTGCCAGGTGGCCAACGAAGACGCCGAGCGGGTGATCCAGGAGGTCGTAGCGGTCCTGCAGGAGTCCTGA
- a CDS encoding glucokinase produces the protein MERKESYQTDPTLQETFLACDVGGTNTSCALVGRRGTGFTILERYQYKSQQLSSLEEALEDVKAKLPALPPSLRPRAACVSGAGPVRAGRCHLTNLSWNIEQSSLESLLGMAVAVINDFTSISYGIPLLDTTDSERITRVFTPPAGSPEPTPAGHTVRAVVGAGTGLGVGYVVEHQEGYIALPSEGGHAPFAPYDDFSRDLLDFVSRHEPAPPGAECFVSGRGITNILNFFRETGRIPRESPLASPPPETDQAQLVSREAARGDACAGEIMRRFVTNYGHAAKAAALHFLPLGGLYLAGGIVTKNEAWFLEDHRFTEAFQGSYRENIQALLQSIPVFVVRDYEVSLYGAAYGAYLTTR, from the coding sequence ATGGAACGAAAGGAATCATACCAGACAGACCCCACTCTCCAGGAGACCTTTCTGGCCTGTGACGTGGGAGGAACCAACACCAGTTGCGCCCTGGTGGGGCGCAGGGGGACCGGGTTTACAATTCTTGAACGCTATCAGTACAAGTCGCAGCAGCTCTCCTCCCTGGAAGAGGCCCTGGAGGATGTAAAGGCCAAACTTCCGGCTCTCCCGCCCTCTCTGAGACCCCGGGCAGCCTGCGTAAGCGGAGCAGGCCCGGTCCGGGCGGGCCGTTGCCATCTTACAAACCTCTCCTGGAACATTGAGCAATCTTCCCTGGAGTCTCTCCTGGGAATGGCCGTGGCTGTCATAAATGATTTTACCTCGATCAGCTACGGGATTCCTCTCCTGGACACCACCGATTCCGAAAGAATTACACGAGTATTCACCCCCCCCGCTGGTTCTCCCGAACCAACGCCTGCTGGACACACCGTGCGGGCCGTGGTGGGAGCGGGGACGGGCCTCGGCGTGGGGTACGTGGTGGAACACCAGGAGGGGTACATAGCCCTGCCCTCGGAAGGCGGCCATGCTCCCTTCGCTCCCTACGACGATTTCAGCCGGGATCTTCTCGATTTTGTTTCCCGTCACGAGCCTGCCCCGCCGGGGGCTGAATGCTTCGTCTCCGGTCGGGGGATCACTAACATCCTCAACTTTTTCCGTGAGACGGGCCGGATTCCCCGGGAATCCCCCCTCGCCTCGCCGCCTCCGGAAACAGATCAGGCCCAACTGGTTTCCCGTGAGGCCGCTCGGGGAGACGCCTGCGCCGGGGAGATCATGCGCCGTTTTGTCACCAACTACGGCCATGCCGCCAAGGCTGCGGCGCTTCATTTTCTCCCCCTGGGAGGGCTGTATCTTGCGGGAGGAATCGTAACAAAAAACGAAGCGTGGTTTCTGGAAGACCACCGCTTCACAGAGGCTTTTCAGGGCAGTTACAGGGAGAACATCCAGGCGCTGCTCCAGAGCATCCCCGTCTTTGTCGTGCGGGATTACGAAGTCTCCCTGTACGGGGCTGCCTACGGGGCGTATCTGACGACGCGATAA
- a CDS encoding UTP--glucose-1-phosphate uridylyltransferase — MKSDKTPQDATTIPPALRQRLLESGLDADRSIQILNNLNQGRYDAIEPIRPQGIPRIDGQQVIDRTVPTTLAIPDERYQTRLRELAPEIPLERFGRLEGSDRLLSQEDLEDIGVLLYPYLSYGVLNGGSATSYGDRKKNESLDPGLLDLYQEEFSRLAPELAGKPKGITPAWVNPDGSRGASFLELKFRMVLLAGLRYTRRAARFRVTPPENLTPGLPFFEMTSQATEAPLREAYQAFLESPLLKDFPGTKKALETEHAQQPLLAAFTHSSQGRPRAIFAEAFGKPGEPLGLPGGHGQNFSVLAPIYRKLFARGKRFVYIGNVDNLGFTLDPVSLAITALRQAPGAFDFSFRTPVDVKGGVLVFDQQGKLNCADIGAAISREDVLAAEEQGDRILFNCATGLLDLEYLTNHLDRIIRDLPMRISDQDKDAGRYSQAEQVTWEVIAMLEKPLVFGIDKYRRFLAAKMLLETLLTSGLHLEKARELQPTVDQLSQGLERLLREEYGMNLEKGRWVPQSPQEVL; from the coding sequence ATGAAGAGTGACAAGACCCCCCAGGACGCAACAACAATCCCCCCGGCTCTGCGACAGCGATTACTTGAGTCGGGCCTGGACGCCGACCGATCGATCCAGATCCTGAATAACCTGAACCAGGGCCGCTACGATGCAATCGAACCGATCCGTCCCCAGGGAATCCCCCGGATCGACGGGCAACAGGTGATCGACCGAACCGTACCGACAACACTGGCCATCCCCGATGAACGTTACCAGACCCGGCTCCGGGAGCTGGCACCGGAGATCCCCCTGGAACGCTTTGGCCGCCTGGAAGGGAGCGACCGCCTTTTATCCCAGGAAGATCTTGAAGATATCGGAGTGCTCCTCTACCCGTACCTCTCCTACGGAGTCCTCAACGGCGGTAGCGCAACCAGCTATGGCGACAGAAAAAAGAACGAGTCCCTCGATCCGGGGCTACTGGATCTCTACCAGGAGGAGTTCTCCCGGCTGGCGCCGGAGCTTGCGGGAAAGCCCAAGGGAATAACCCCCGCCTGGGTAAACCCCGACGGTTCCCGGGGGGCAAGTTTTCTGGAACTCAAGTTCCGGATGGTTCTTCTGGCAGGGCTTCGGTACACACGCAGAGCAGCCCGTTTTCGGGTGACGCCTCCCGAGAATTTGACTCCCGGCCTGCCCTTTTTCGAGATGACCAGCCAGGCCACGGAGGCCCCTCTGCGAGAAGCCTACCAGGCCTTCCTGGAGAGCCCTCTCCTGAAGGACTTCCCCGGCACAAAGAAAGCCCTCGAGACCGAACACGCCCAGCAACCCCTTCTGGCGGCTTTTACCCACAGTAGCCAGGGACGTCCCCGAGCGATCTTTGCAGAAGCCTTCGGGAAACCCGGAGAACCTCTGGGCCTCCCCGGGGGCCACGGCCAGAACTTCTCCGTCCTGGCACCGATCTACCGAAAACTTTTTGCCCGAGGAAAACGCTTTGTCTATATCGGAAATGTGGATAACCTGGGATTTACCCTGGACCCGGTGTCGCTGGCGATCACAGCTCTGCGCCAGGCCCCCGGAGCCTTCGATTTTTCCTTCCGCACTCCCGTGGACGTAAAAGGAGGCGTTCTCGTATTCGACCAGCAGGGCAAGCTCAACTGCGCCGATATCGGCGCGGCCATATCCAGGGAGGACGTTCTTGCGGCGGAGGAACAGGGTGATCGGATACTTTTCAACTGCGCCACAGGCCTTTTGGACCTGGAATACCTGACGAACCACCTGGACCGGATTATCCGGGATCTGCCCATGCGGATTTCCGATCAGGACAAGGATGCGGGGCGTTACAGCCAGGCCGAACAGGTCACCTGGGAGGTGATTGCCATGCTGGAAAAACCCCTGGTCTTCGGAATTGATAAATACCGGCGCTTTCTTGCAGCCAAGATGCTCCTGGAGACGCTTCTCACCAGCGGCCTGCACCTCGAGAAAGCCCGGGAGCTGCAACCTACGGTGGACCAGCTCTCACAGGGACTGGAGCGGCTTCTGAGGGAAGAATACGGCATGAACCTTGAAAAGGGGCGATGGGTACCCCAAAGCCCTCAGGAAGTGCTCTGA
- the dcd gene encoding dCTP deaminase, protein MILSGREIKSHLGERIVIDPFSDSQLNPNSYNLKLHNMLRVYRNRTLDMRVENFSDEVSIPPEGLLLEPQKLYLGRTVEFTATDGFVPMLEGRSSVGRLGLFIHVTAGFGDVGFRGFWTLEMFCVQPIRIYAGVEICQIFYHTLEGAYEPYQSGKYQNNQGIQHSLLYRDFQGS, encoded by the coding sequence GTGATTCTGTCGGGACGCGAAATCAAGTCCCACCTGGGCGAGCGGATCGTTATCGATCCCTTCAGCGATAGTCAGCTCAATCCGAACAGCTATAACCTCAAACTCCACAACATGCTTCGGGTATACCGAAACAGAACGCTGGATATGCGGGTAGAAAACTTCTCCGATGAGGTTTCGATTCCCCCCGAGGGATTGCTCCTGGAGCCCCAGAAGTTGTATCTGGGCCGAACTGTGGAGTTTACTGCTACCGACGGGTTTGTTCCGATGCTGGAGGGCCGCTCCTCGGTGGGGCGGTTAGGTCTCTTTATTCATGTTACGGCCGGATTTGGTGATGTGGGGTTTCGCGGATTCTGGACGCTGGAGATGTTCTGCGTGCAGCCGATCCGCATCTACGCAGGGGTAGAGATCTGCCAGATCTTCTACCACACCCTGGAGGGGGCCTACGAGCCCTACCAGAGCGGAAAGTATCAGAATAACCAGGGAATCCAGCACAGTCTCCTGTACCGGGATTTCCAGGGCTCCTGA